Below is a genomic region from Phacochoerus africanus isolate WHEZ1 chromosome X, ROS_Pafr_v1, whole genome shotgun sequence.
AGAGCCACGAAGCAGAACCCCACCTGCACACGCCCCCCTCCTCTCTGAGTCTCTGGTCCCTCATGCAGGACATGGAGATAAGGCCAGTTACCTGGTTTCTAGGATTGTTGTGAGGCCTGAACAAGATAGCAGGTGTGAAAGTTCTTGGATGGAGTAGGCGACTCGAGGCTGAGTTACATCCCTTCTGTGCACTTGCAGTCCTCACCCCGGACTTGTTTCTGACCCTAGCagctctgcttctccttctcgCTGGGTGTGCTGCTTTCTGACCCAAGAGCCCTATGGTAGGAAAAACTGGTTTCGTTCAAAGAAGTTTTACGTTCAGTCCCCCGGTGGGACTTGGAATTCTCCAAGGCAATCCTGGCTACCCCATTTCCCTCGGCCAGGTGATGATTTTGCCGGCCTCCTCTGAAGCTAAAGATGGCTCTAGGACCCCCTCCTGCCCAATGAGTTGTGTGGGGAATGTGTTGGGGAGTTCTGTGGTGAATGCCATTTTTTAATGGGAAGGACAGAAGCAGGACAAGACGATGATGGTACGTGGAATGCAACAGAGAAGCCTGGAGCTCTTGCCGAGATGCCTGTGTGTCAACAGGAGGTAGACATCCTCACATGTGGAAAACAGTGCAGCAGGAGGATGGACCTGTGGCATCCTGGAGCAGCTGAATCACAGAAGGGGAGCTTCCAGACTTCTTCTCTCCCGCCCCCCACTcccgaaacaaacaaacaaacaaacaaaaaaccctaaaactcaAGGCcctatttattttacctttggtTCTAAACTTTCACCTGAAACTCATCTGAAGTTAAGTTTTACAAAGTCTAATACTGGCCCTCTATCCAGAAATTCTGATGTCACTAGTCTATTTTGCGGCTTTGGATATTTTAAGAAACATGCTGTTATAAGTGCTGTCAAACCTATGGATGACAAGTTAACTGCTGTAAAGAACTCCCACAGGTAAATCCCACCCGACTTCGACTGTCAGGACCCCTTGGTCCATCTTATTTCTTGCAAGCCTATGACTTTCCTTACTTCTCCACATTTTCTTCAGGCTAATCCCAAATATTTGACCAGTTAATCCATGCATATTGCAGAACGTAGCTCGCTACAAAAAAGAATCCTTCAAAACAcgactttagggagttcccgtcgtggcccagcagaatcgaatccacctaggaaccatgaggttgccggctttgatccctggcctcgctcagtgggttaaggatctggcgttgccctgagctgtggtgtaggccacagatgcagcttggatcctagggatcctgggttgctgtggctgtggtgtaggtgggcagctgtagctctgattggacccctagcctgggaacctccatatgccgtgggtgtggccctacgaagcaaaaaaaaaaaaaaaaaaaaaaaaaaaaaaccaacaaacaaaaaacaaacaaacaaataaaaagaaatgactttaGTGATACAATACCTGCCAGCATCatgcctaaaccacagctcataatCACTTAGGATCTCCTGTATTCTTCCACAGGCAAGGTTTCCCTTAATTTCTCATAAATCTCaagttttcactttgttttcttcaaCGCCAGATCCTGTTCAGTCTTACTCAAAGCAGTCTTTCAATATGCCTGCTAATTCTCGGTGACATTCCCCCTCTCTTACTCCTTCTCTCGCTCTTGAGAAATGAGGCCTCTGTTCTACAGAGTCATCCCCATGTAGAATCCTGCTGATTTCATTTCATTGGCCTCATTTAACACACTCGTCTGTCTCAGCCTTTCCTGCAAACTGGGATTTAGATCTAGCCGTCTTGTGATTCAGTCTTCATAATTTGGCAAGACTGTCTCAGAGGCAGTGTTGCCTTAGTCCCATCAGGAGGGGCGCACTCTCCACTTGGCCCCCTTTTTGTAAAGCGAGCAGACGCTGGTGCTCAGGGCCTGGAGCGCTTGAGTCATCTGAGGCTCAACACGGAGGGATTTGCATTCTCTCTACCCTTCTTCGTTTATTAGATGGCATTTTTCTCTGAGAAGCATCTCCCCTCATCCACGATGTGGTAACCAGTGTTATCGTTGACACGCCACACACAGGACAATTGGTTCTTCCTCATTTGCCTCGGCTTAACCAGTTTCAAAAGAGGGCATCTATTCCCTCGCATGCAGTCATGGTGACCATGAGGTCTTTGTTTCTTTCGGGCCACGAGGAAACCAATATGTAATCACAGTTGATGTGTTTAAATCCGTTTTACTTATTCTTCTTATTGGCACTTGATTTGTCCCTGTGTGACACAGCCTCATAAGCCGAGTCTGCCCACGCAGGTGCAAGGGCAAAGCAGGCGCTCAGTCGATGTGGGCTGGGAGTACGTCAACAACCTGAACAAAGTGTAGTGACATcatcctgctttcctgttttgttACAGCCTTATATGACTGTGCCTGTCCCTCCACCAGATGTTTGAACCCGGGGCTTTACCCCTTTGCTGTTTGGGGTGTCATTCACGTACTTGTTTTCCACGTACATTTGGAGACAGAAGAACGAAGACCCCCTCTCCTTCACCGGATCTTTTGGCTCTACTTGGGGAAGGAGTGACTCAGCGAGGCTCAGGGATTTGATGGTCTTTCGGCTTACAAAACTCATTGCCCCACCTCACCATTCATACTCGCTCACGCTCTTTCCTCTGTGCGCCGAGGTGCCATCATCTGCCCTTGCTCTACTCTCCGAAGGCTCGCCTGGCTCCGATTTCCTCCTTCCCTGACACTTCTATCTCCATGCTTTCATTGCCCCAGCTCTCCTATGGAAGTCGGTTATCCAAAAATGTCTCTCCTCAGCTTCTTGCCCTCAGTGCTTTCCCCAGTCATGGTCATGCAGTTGGGGGACTGAGTGTTCGGGCCTAGGTCACATCAAAGACCCTTTGGTGACCAGACTCAAAACTTCAATCTTCTGGTTTCTAACCTGGGGTCCTGCGTCCTGTGTCCTTGTGAAATGAGCTCCATAGAGATGGCCAGACCATCATGGAGCATAGAGAACCTGGGATGTCGAAAACGTTGTACCCATGATTACTTGAATATAGCTTGAATTAATGAACATTGTTGGGTTAAATGTTGGGGAATTAGCCAACCCCTTGAACTTATCTCATTTCTCTGAGAGATCAACGTAATCTTTACAGAGGACTGCTAGGATTTATGCCGGCATTGATGGACTATTTGTTAATGTAGAAGGGTAGTTTCCCAACTTTTAATCCCCACATAAGATACCTTTTGGGTGGGATCCTCTAGCACTCAATTATCAGTTTGTTCAGTTGTAGCTGAGTGTGCttcaccaaattttatttttaatttttgattgagatataattgacatgtaacattgtatatatttgtcagacaatgtgttgatttgatacatttatgtaTTGCAACATCAATGCCACTGTAACTTTAGCTAATATCTCCATCATCTCAGATGATTATCAGCTTATTTGTATACTTTACTAAATGTTATTGTAGCAGTTGTGTGTACTAGTGGGAAACGAACAAGGCTGAACgactaataaaaataatcctaGTTTTCAAAGTTCTTCATTTCCCCCATATTTATTGTGTGTGAATTAGTCTGAAAACAACAGGATTTTAGTTTCAGggttgttttaaatatatttttaaaaatttatttatttttgcttttaaggtcctcgcccaaggcatatagaggttcccaggctaggggtctaatcggagctacagctacactacagccacagcaacgcaggatcagagccgcatctgcaacctacaccatatctcaaggcaacgccggatccttaacccactgagcaaggccaaggatcgaacccgaaacctcatgattcctagtcagattcatttccgctgcgccatgatgggaactcctagtttcagtTTTAGTTTTGTAATTTTATCCTCATTTAGTTTTGATACATTGGATGAGTAACTTCCCTAATTGTGGTGTGGACACTGCCTGCATTAGGGACTGCCTTAGAATGAAGATACATTTTCCCCATTTGAccttaaaattgcattttttttttttgtggatacTCACAGGCTTGGCTATCAGGCATTTCAGGGTGCTGTCTCACTATCTTATTGGTATTGTTTTAGTAATTATGAATCtgctgaagtattttaaaattccagcCTCTGTGGCTATTTATACCCGAGTTATATCTTTGCACCCCGTACACCACAATGTACGTGCACATGTGGATTTGTCTCCACTTTtcggataaggaaactgaggcacagagtagtTAAGGATATTaaacaaaggaaatagaaatgacGTGCCCTGAATTTGAACCCTAGACTTTTGGTACTTGTACTAGTCATTGGTTGCTGCTAGCAGAAAGTATTTTATGTTAATTAGCACAGGGCTTAATTTGGGGAGTCGGAGGTATATAAATACTGTCTTCCTAGAGCCTGAAGATACAAATCTATTCATGATCTTTCAAAATGATTATCATAGTCATTCAGGAGAATTGGTCCCCAAGGGGAACTGCTACTGCTGTCACAGCTGAGTGGGGAAATCAGGATGCTTCCAATGCAAATGTTGACTTCAGCATAAGGTGTCTTATTTGCTTTCCCGGAAGCAGGAAATTCTACAGGAATTGTTTACTTGGGGAAGATACTTTCCCAGCTACTCTCACAACTCCAGATCATGTCTGCTTTACTCCACATCTCTCTACACTTAAATTGGCTCTAAAATAAGTCTGATCAATGTGCATCGGATTGACAGAAGGGAAAATGCATCTGGAACCCTACTAGCAAAACCTCTAGAAAATGGAGAATTAAGTTTTCCAGCCTCTTCAGTCTAGAGAGGCATATTTAACTGGAAGATACTCTGAGAGGACCATATGTAAGGCATCCAACACAGTGTTTTTAATCCTGTGTTCTCTAATCCTTGatatcttcctcttctctttctggcccATTTGGTACTACTATTTCTAAAACCTGGATGAAACTTAAAACTCTGCTTATGCTCTAGGCTGCCTAATGATACTAGATGTATGCTGAGGGAAAAGGGAATATCAAAACCTGGGATTATTATGCTTTCCAATATAAACTACTTTTGTTTACTTGGaattcttaagaaaataattttacattcccaaaTCAGCCACCTTCCCACACCCCAAAAGTCTATTCTAAATCTTTTCCcattcctcatttttcttatttgaatcctctttctcACAATCTCCCATCGCAGGAGAAAATATAAATCCTCAGAAAGGAATTCCACTGAGGAagtccctggtggcacagtgtgttaaggatacggtgttgtcactgcagtggtgccagtttgatcactggccctggaacttccctgtgccatgggcatggcccaaaaaatttcacacacacacacacacagcagttgagcctttaaaaaaatccactgaattatcttttctctctaaaattcaCCCATATTTCTATTCTCTCCAGATAGTATAAGACTTTACCCTCTTCTAGCATTTGCGATTTAAACCTGGCAACTCTCCTGATTCCTTTCTTAGTATATAATAGATGCTATAAGCCAGTATGGCTTTAGAATTGTACTGTCTGTGTTTGAACACAAAGCCCACTACTTAgttatgtgaccttggataaTTCACTCCGCTTCTCTAAacatccatttcttttctgaaaagaaaagagtgaTAAGATTAGCTTCTTCACCAAATGGTcgggaaaataaaatgagaaaacatacaaagTAATTGAAATATGACCTGCACCTAGGAAGTACTTAACAAAAGTGAGTTATTAGCAGATAAATGTAGTTCAACTATGACATGCTGGTAGAAAATATGGAGATCTTAAGGAAAAACATCTGTTTTCTCTAATCATATTGGTGGTGGCAGTACTGAAATTACTGTGTGTGTAGGTGGGATAAGTCAAAtgagtaattattttattttctagttttatcatTGAAAACCAGCATTTATGTTTTAGCAGAAACGTATAAAATAGGTCTAGTACATTTTGTCTTACCAGATAATAAACCATCAAGGACTACTAGCATGGTTTCAAAACCACTCAGAATCCAACTTGGAGAGGCTTCCACTAGCCAATAATGGATCATCTTAAATTCAATAAGTGTagtaagaaaaatcatttaaaacacaTCAAATATATGGAAATCCAATAATTCGTAATTATTTTTTGCAATATCCTTATTTGTCATCTGTGAAGGATTACAGGCAACCAAagcattattttgaaaacattcaaataaagagaaataatcaAGCACTTCCCTGTCTTTCCTTTACAATTTTTACCTCAAAGTAACAAAACTGTCAATGAAAGGAACCTTTTAAAGATGAATCCCAattaataaagaaaggaagaaggacagAAGTACAATCTCACAATTTTGCAACCCTTAATGTTATGTTCCTACACAGTCATCATTAACTTCCGCTAACCGTACATCATTAACTTCCACAACCTGACATTCTGTGCCTCTTTATGACAATACTCAAAATCCCCCTTGAAGTAttcttgctaaaaaaaaaaaaaaattgcgtcTATAACTGGTCAGTCTCACAGAATCAATTATTGATATacaggaaatagaagaaaaaatgaacattctAAGCTATACCATAGGGATACAATCAGCTAAGTCAAGAACGGAGAAAACTCTGTAAGTCACATCATTCACCTTCttcaatgaataaatgacataaaaaatGGAAGATAGGTTTGGGAACCTGTAGATTAAGAGAAATTCAAAAGCAGTATCAAAAACAGCTAGGCAAAATTGATCTGTAGTGTTTGGAAATACATTTGTGTGATAAAACTGTACAGAAAATCATGAAGGTGATTACCAGGGTAGTAGTTACATTtaagggtggagggagtgggttgTGATTAGACAGGGTACAGAGACACCTTCTGGATTGGCTGGCAAAGTTCTAATTATTGATTTGGGTGGTGGTTACAAGCATGTGTTCCTTCTATGTCAGTAAGGTATAATTTTGTTTATGCAGTTTTCTGTATTTGTGCtatattttgcaataaaaatatttaaggggaAATGATTGAATTAAGCTGTAACCAGATATTGccgctattttatttttcttttcttttgaatttcctttattattttatctcattttattttgcctgtgcctgtggcatgctgaCAGAATGCTTCAGTGACAATACCCGATCCTCCACCTTCTGACCACAAAAAACcctccatctttaaaaaaaaaaaagcctttgatgaGGGGAATTCTCCCATTTATTGATGAATTCTTTCAGCATTCTAGGCCGACAAACTGGAGACAATAGCCCATCACACAACCCAAAGCGTTTTGACCAAGGTTAGTCTCTGTGTATATAGCCAGGTCAGTGTTTCTCTCTTGGGTGTATCTGCCTCCCCTTGAGCCCCAAAGACAATGGCTTGTGAAGACATCTAGTCAccatttctcatttctcctttaaGGTTCTTACAGTGAAGCATTCCCTGTTCTCTAACAGAGATATTACAAAGTAGCAGTCATGCTAATATTCTCGTGATCAATGCAAATGACATAGGTAAAGGAAATATGGCTGGTCTGTCCTGCTTCCTTGCTATTACTAACTTTATGTGAACACGACTGCCTAAACCTTGACAAGTTCTCCCAGAGATACTTCAGTAAGTCTATCTGAGGTTCACAGAATGCCCAAGAAAGACTCCAGTACACTGGGGAGTGTTGTCCAAGGGACTCCAAACATTCACCTTCTCAATTCTTCCTATTAATTGAGAATAGGTGTGCACACTCTCTTTATGTTACAGCAAATAATTAAGCCATCACCTGAGGCAAAAGGAATGAAGGGGTTTGAAATCCAATGGCTTGGGAATGGCATAGAACTAGTAAAAGAGCGGCAGCCAGACTGAAACCATTAAGGACCATAGTGTGTTAGACATAAGACACTTTTTTCCTATCCCTAAAATCTGGAGAACAAGATCCTTAAGTTATAAATCAGTTACTAATTTGTGTATTTTGGCTTCttgttgtatttatttagtaTCTAACTCTATGAGTTCATCTTGTACTAGCAAACtgcatttttctatttcagtttgaTCTAAAGATAATTTATAAACTAGCTCTTCTAGGCTTTGGCTCAAATGTTACAAACTGTAAGAGTGAGATTCTATTGCTTAGGGTCTTATGGACTTTGTCCATCTCAGAGGTATTGATTGGCTTAATTAGACTGATAGCCATACCTCTGTCATTACCACTGAGGAAGGTTCCAACATGACAGTGATCCTTTCTTAGAGCAAACCCAGTATAGCAGTGCATAAGGTTCCAGACCTCCCAGaatgagggaggaaagaaagcctGTGGACCTAGGGTGTACTCTGGGGAGGGGTTGGTGAGGACAGGCACACCAGAACACAGTCGGTTAGGAAATACATGTGATCTGAGTCCTGTGCCTGTCTATGTGATCCATCTCCACATCACAGGCCAGCTGTTGTCCAGGCACCTGCACCAATGCTGTAGGTTGCACAGCTTTACTGGACAAGAGTCTAGTTGGGAATTCCACTGGTGCATACAGCCAGAATGCTTAACTATGAAAAGAGTTTATAGCCTCATCCTTACACCTTAGAAACCATCAGCAAAAGTTacaggcctgggggggggggggcgcacccatGGGAAAAGGGAAAATCCAAGGCCCCTGGGTTTTAAATTCATGAGTGATCTAAAGTTGCCTTTGCAAGGTTCAGCTACATCTTCCTGTATTTCAAGGGTGCCTCCCTAATCACTAATTTCTTCCTTCGGTTGCTGGGTTCCTGGGTAAACGTTTAACCTACGTCCTACCTCCATCTGGTCAATaggaattttcattttcacttgaatctaggagtagaattggaaaTCAGGTGTGCCTGTCTGGGTTTAATCATTAAACCGTGCTCAAATCGCTCTCCCGGAGCGCGTGAACAAAAATGAATGGGAAttttcgttaaaaaaaaaaaagagagagagagatagagagagcgCGAGAGACGTTTGGACTCGAGCCAGGCCTAAGAATGCAGGAGGCCGAGCGTACGGATGGCAGCGAGGGGTCAATCCCCGCCCGGCGCCGGGTCGGCGGTGGAGGAGTCGGAAGTGGTCggggtttgggggaggagatCCGCTCACACACAACGGGAGAGGCTGCGCCGCCATATCTGCTGCCACCGCCGCAGTTGCGAATGCAGCGTCGGGACCCGGCTGCCTCCGCGCTGCTAAGGTTCGTgacgctcccccccccccagccctccgCTCTTGCTGCCTCACCCCCAGCGGCACTGCCCGCTCCTCTGGCCCGTTGATCCCGCTCCCTCCCcgcacccatcagggctgaggaCCATGGatctgggcagcagcagcagcgactCGGCTCCCGACTGCTGGGACCAGGTGGACATGGAAGCACCGGGTTTGGCCCCGAGCGGGGATCCAGGCTCCCcgttggcggcggcggcggcggccgaggCCCAGCGTGAGCCCCTCAGCTTGGCCTTCAGCCGTCAGCTCAACGTCAACGCCAAACCCTTCGTGCCTAACGTCCACGCCGCGGAGTTCGTGCCGTCCTTTCTGCGCGGCCCCGGCCAGCCGCAGACCCCCCCGGCCGACGCCACCGGCATCGACGAAACCTGCCCCGGCGCGGGCGACCCTCAAGGTAAAAGGCTGGGACGGGGGGCACCTGTGGAACATTCCAAAGAGGAACAGTTAGTGTTGCGTGAAGGTTCCAATGCAGCCGTTACCATGGAACTTTCGGAACCTGTTGTAGAAAATGGAGAGGTGGAGATGGTCTTAGAAGAGTCATGGGAGCACAATAAAGAAGTAAGTGAAGCTGAGCCGGGGGGTAGTTCCTTGGGAGATTCGGGGCCCCCAGAAGAAAGTGGCCAGGAAATGATGgagaaagaggaaatcagaaaatctaAATCGCTGGTCGTACCCTCAGGTGCTCCTAAAAAAGAACACGTAAATGTGGTCTTCATTGGGCATGTAGATGCCGGAAAGTCAACCATTGGAGGCCAGATAATGTTTTTGACAGGAATGGTTGACAAAAGGACACTTGAGAAATATGAAAGAGAagctaaggaaaaaaacagagaaacttGGTATTTGTCCTGGGCCTTAGATACCAATCAGGAAGAACGAGACAAGGGTAAAACAGTAGAAGTGGGTCGTGCCTATTTTGAAACCGAAAAGAAACATTTCACAATTTTAGATGCCCCTGGCCACAAGAGTTTTGTCCCAAATATGATCGGTGGTGCTTCTCAAGCTGATTTGGCTGTACTGGTCATCTCTGCCAGGAAAGGAGAGTTTGAAACCGGATTTGAAAAAGGTGGACAGACGAGAGAACATGCAATGTTGGCAAAAACAGCAGGGGTGAAGTATTTAATAGTGCTTATTAATAAGATGGATGATCCCACAGTAAATTGGAGCAGCGAGAGATATGAAGAATGTAAAGAAAAGCTAGTGCCCTTTTTGAAAAAAGTCGGCTTCAGTCCCAAAAAGGACATTCACTTTATGCCCTGCTCAG
It encodes:
- the GSPT2 gene encoding eukaryotic peptide chain release factor GTP-binding subunit ERF3B: MDLGSSSSDSAPDCWDQVDMEAPGLAPSGDPGSPLAAAAAAEAQREPLSLAFSRQLNVNAKPFVPNVHAAEFVPSFLRGPGQPQTPPADATGIDETCPGAGDPQGKRLGRGAPVEHSKEEQLVLREGSNAAVTMELSEPVVENGEVEMVLEESWEHNKEVSEAEPGGSSLGDSGPPEESGQEMMEKEEIRKSKSLVVPSGAPKKEHVNVVFIGHVDAGKSTIGGQIMFLTGMVDKRTLEKYEREAKEKNRETWYLSWALDTNQEERDKGKTVEVGRAYFETEKKHFTILDAPGHKSFVPNMIGGASQADLAVLVISARKGEFETGFEKGGQTREHAMLAKTAGVKYLIVLINKMDDPTVNWSSERYEECKEKLVPFLKKVGFSPKKDIHFMPCSGLTGANIKEQSDFCPWYTGLPFIPYLDNMPNFNRSIDGPIRLPIVDKYKDMGTVVLGKLESGSIFKGQQLVMMPNKHNVEVLGILSDDAETDYVAPGENLKIRLKGIEEEEILPGFILCDPNNLCHSGRTFDVQIVIIEHKSIICPGYNAVLHIHTCIEEVEITALISLVDKKSGEKSKTRPRFVKQDQVCIARLRTAGTICLETFKDFPQMGRFTLRDEGKTIAIGKVLKLVPEKD